The Chroicocephalus ridibundus chromosome 4, bChrRid1.1, whole genome shotgun sequence genome contains the following window.
GTTTTGGAGCAGCAAAATGAAGAGACTAAACTTAAGTTATCTGGAGATCTGAAAGCCAAAGAGACATGTTGCAAAGAACTTAATAACCAattaaatgaaatacataaaCAAATTAACAAGATGGAAATAGAGACACAGGAGAAAGCTTCAGCTAATAAGCAATTGCAGGCAGATCTtcaagggaaagaagaaaaattggcagagcaaataaaagcaaacGAGTATCTGAAAAGAAGTATAGATATagtggaaaaagagaaggaacagctGATCAGGGAAAACGAGAATTTGTCCAAACTCCTGGATGTAAAAGAATGTGAATTGTTAAAGAAAATCCAGGCTGTGGCAGAAATAGAGAATAAGTTATCGGTTAGCACTGCTGAGTACGAAAAAACTCTTTCAGTACTAAACTGTGATAAAAACACCCTGGCAAAAGAGATTGAACAACTTTCAGTACTTGCCgagcaaaaagaaaattcagtggcagaacagctgcaggagaaaacaaaggaaTGTAACGTGCTGGCTGATCAGTTGTGTGAAAGTAAGGAACAGACACAACAGTTGCATGAACAAATGCAATCACTTCTCATTCAGCTGAAGGATACTagagacaaagaaataaagaaagaagaaatgttaaaTAATAAGTTATCTGAATGCAGTAGCCTAATCCAAGAGCTCAGCCATAGTAAGGAAAAGAATTTACTACTGCAGGAACAAATTCAAAGCCTAACTTTGGATTTTGAAGCTGTGAACAGGTCTCTAGAAGAGACAAACCTTCAAAATAATTCATTACGTAAGGCAACCGAAGAGAGTAAGTTTTGTATTGTAGAGCTGCAGGATGAAATAAAAAAtcttaaagatgaaaaaacaaagtTATCTCAGTTGGTAGAGGAAAGAGACCTGACTGTAAAAAGTCAGGGTTCAGAACTTGAGAACCTTCATAGGCAAATGtctgaaaaaatggaagaaagtacAGTGTTAAATAATCAGCTACAGCTAGTAAGCAAAGAATTGGATGTGCTTAAGCATGAAAAGGAGGACTTTTCAAGCTTATTGAGCGAGAAGTCACGTGAATGTGAAGTTCTTCAGTCACAGTTGGTACAGCAACAGTCTGAAATTGCTTCAGCAAGGCAACAAGCACATGCAGCAGctctagaaaatgaaaaattgaaagtaGACATCGAAACAGTTAATGTTATGGTAACGAAAAAGTCAGACGAAGTAGCTGCTTTAACTTCACACTTGTCTCAACAAAGCCATAATATTTTAGCTCTGAAGGACCAAATTGACGGCCTCttgattgaaaaagaaaacttaaaaattgtctttgaagaaaaacaaactctcCTTTCTGAAAAGGAGGCTTTGATTCAGCAAATGAAAGATAGTAAAATGGCAGGAGAGGGGCAATACATGCAAATCATTTCAGATCTGCAAAACCAAATACAAGCCCTGGGTTTTGAAACCAGCCAGCTTAGACATGcaatgcaggaaaaagaaagtgaatttaAGAGGCAAGCCCAAGAATTAAAGTTATTAAAAGATAAATCTGAAGAGTCTGATGTACTTAGGGTTCAACTGTCTGAGAATATGGAGGTTATTTCTGACCTTCAGTGTCAGCttaaaaatgtgacagaaaaatcATCTCAGTTGAATGATTCAATTATACAGAAGGAtgaatctttaaaacaaaagttaGATGAATACATCAGTTTAAAAGTACAGCTTTCTGAGGTACAGGAATCTTCTGTTTTGCAACGGAAACAGTTGGAGCTTCTAGGCTCTGAAGCAGAGCAATTAAAAGTACtactttcagaaaaagaattaacCATCAACAATATTTCATTATCTAGTGAGAATGTAAAGACGCAACTTCAAGAGAAAGAGGATGAATGTGAGGTCTTAAAGAAACAGGTGGTAGAACTGGAGGAAGCGAAAgtgaatttagaaaaagaaatacaatgtcAGAAGAGTGTAATAATTGAGGTGAACCAATCCTTATCAGAAAAGGAGTCATCTCTTATGGAAAATAAAAGTCTCCTCAAAACTCTGCAGGAGAAAGCaaggaaagatgaagagaagaCAAATTTAATTTCTCAGCTTAGAAGTCAGGTAGATGAATTAACGCAAGAACTACATAAATCTAAAGAACTAGTCCATGAGGGTGAAAATGCCTTTTTATCTCTTCAGGAGAAAATTGAAGCACAGTATGTATTAAGGACTGAGTTGGATGCAGCTcttgagaaaaaagaagaagttATTGCTGGACTGCAAaattctttaaaagagaaaaataccagCATACAGTTGGCAGATAGCAATGTTGATGTTCTTTCTAGTGAGATTGAAGTTCtcagagaaaaattagaaaaaagtgATACAGCCATGAAAAACTTTACTAAGGAATTTCAGGAAAAGAACGAGGAGCTTGATATTAATCAGAAGAAAATTGGTTCTTTGACAATTGAACTTGATTCTCTTAAAAATGAACACCAAAAAGCACTAGACCAAATAAGTTCATGGAAAGAACAACTACAGCAAAAAGAATTGACTGTGGAGTCTCTACGTGTGAAGTGCACTGAACAGGCAGATAACATAGCGTGTTTGAAGCTAGAATTGAACAATGTAAATTCCAAATCATCTCAAGACTGCCATGACAATGCGCTTTTAATAGATAGTCTGCAGTGCCAGGTAGAgtctttagagaaagaaaaaaatcggTTGCAAGAAGATGCTGGTAAACTGGTGGCTGAAAATGCACAGCTTACTACATCTCAAAatcatttgcaaaagaaattggAAGAGCTCCAAGAAATCAATGAAAAACTAGAAACCAGTGAGAATTATTCAAGAATGCAGATAGATGCTGTCAAACTGCAGATGAAGACTGAAAATGAGAAGTTACAGATGCAGGTTAGTGTGAAAGGTGAAGAACTGTCTAAATTAGAACTTAAATTTGAAACTCTAGAACAAAATCTACTTGAGTCAGAAAACAAATGGGTGACAGAACTTGATGGGGCAACTTTACAAAATAATAAACTTACTGAGCAATTGAGCAGTTTagaaagtgaaatgaaatcaaaGGATAGCAAAATCCAGTCTTTGCAGCAAGAGCTGGATCTTATAAAAGAGGAGTTAACTCAAAGCTTATCTCCATTACTTAGCAGTAGGTTTCTATGTAAAGAAAAGAAGGCACAGACTGCAGATGCTGAACTGCAGCTAACCGATAGTAAAATTCAGTTGGAAAAATTCTCCAGTCTTATAACCACTATTTTgagcaaagaaacagaaggagaaCAATTGCAACTGGTgcttttagaaaaacagaaagaaatagacACCATGAAAGATGAATTAAAAAGTATGCAGTCACTTGAGAAGCAGAAGGAGTCGCTGCAGAATGATATCGAAAAGATGAAGGACAAATACCAGTCTGAAATCGAATGTCTGTCAAAAGAAGTGGTCACAGTCAAGGAAACATTAGGTAAACAACAGTGTCTCttgcaagaaagggaagagtctCTTGCAGAAATAAATAAGCAGGTTGAATTTCTTCAAGACaagataaataaatcagaagaaattGCAAGAACCAGTCAAGAAAAACTGCACGTTGAAGGTAAAAAAGTAACAAGTCTCCttgaagaaatgggaaaaaaagatcaactCCTTGAAAACTTAACTACCCAGGTAAATCAGCAGAAAGAGTTAATTTCTGGTCTAAGCCAGCAACTGAAAGAAAAGGACTGTTCTGTTACCCAGATCATGGAATCATTGTCtaatgaaatgctgaatttttctgaagagagaaatacattaaatacCAAACTGCAAGACCTCGAAGCTGTTCATAATAGTTCTGTAGGAGAGCTAAACCGAGTATTGCAGGAACTTGAGGATTGTAAGAAAGAACTGGAACACAGTCAGGTTACGTTGAGCAGTAGAGAAGCTGTGTTTAAGGatttaatgaatgaaaaagagGAGATGCAGTTTAATCTTGAGAAAATGGGCAAGGAAAAAGagaatctgaaaaagaaacttcaAGCAGCATTGATAGTAAGAAGAGATCTAATGCAAAAAGTTGGAAAACTAGAAAAGAGTGGGCAGGAAGAAgtagaaaaagagcaaaaaaaagcagaggagctGTTGAAGAAAGTTAATGACTTAACAGACAAGCTGAAACTAGTTGAAgtacaaaataaagattttgagTCTCATCTTGGAAGTTTGAAGCAACAACTTTCAGAAAAAGATGCCAAAATAAGTGATTTGACTGAAATTTTGTCTTCAAAAGCTGCTTGTTTAGAGGAACTTCAGGACAACATTACAAAACTAAATGATGTcattgctgaaaaagaaaatatatgtgaGCAGAACCTAAAATCTTTAGAGGAAAAGGACTGCATGCTTGCTCATACGCAATCTGTACTTGATGAAAAGACAGGTGCATATGAAGAGGAACGTTCTCAGCTGCTTTTAGCTCTTGAAAATTTGAAGTCTGAAGTTAAGAAGAAGGAAGAATTGTTGAAAAATTCCTGTTCAGAAGAGCCTGGTTTAAGTGCTGGGGACAGGAAGAAGCGTCTGGACCCCAACCATGACATTAATGTcttaaatcaattaaaaaaagaaaaagaagctttacAGAGGGAGCTTTTGGTCAGGAAAGAAGATATGaaaaaatttcagaaagaaagggaagagcaCACTAAACTCACGGcagattttgaaaaacaaaaaaaataccttgagCAACTGAAACAAGAACATAAAGCACTCTGGGAAGTTCTTCAAACAAAAAGTAAAGAACTTGACTTTATTCAGTTAGAAGAGTACCCTTTAGGGAAAGAgctggcttcaccaaaggcagtGCTGGGAGAAGAAGCAGCTGACCTAAGGAATTTGGAATCAGAGAAGGCAAGAAACAAGGTTCAGAATGCATCCTTACAAGAGTCAGAAAACACAATCGCTTCAGCGGCAAGTGAAGAAACTGAGTTAAAAGAACTAAGAAGTAATTACGCAAAACTTCAGGaggaaacagaaatgttaaagAAAGAGTTGAGAAAAATATCGGTTGAATTTGGtggtaaaagagaagaaacagtcAGCTTAGACTCTTTGAGGCAGCAGGAGCAATGTACGGGCATCTTGTTGGAGGACGTAAAGCAGCTacaggaaaaactgaaagcaTACCAGGCTGAAGCTGTAGAGATTAAGACAGCACTTGAACATGTAAGTAATGAGAAAGAAGCACTTGTTAAAAAAAGTGAAGAGGATTACAAGATGAACCAGGAGGAACTGCAGAGGTTGAGAAGTGAAGCTAAGAAAGAGGTTgcagaaaagaatgaagaaatagaaGCGTTGCATTGTTCACTTAGGGATGTCAAAGATAAACTTGAtatgaaaaaggaattattaAACAAAGCTATAAGGGAGGGCCAAGAAGCAGCCCACCATTACAAAACAGCATTTGAAGAAATGAAGGGTGAAAAAGAGAAACTGCTCGGTTGTTTAGAAAAGTCCAATTTGGAACTAATTAATATGAAAAAGGAggtaaaacatttcagtgaagaaaacaaaaaactcctgACAGAGCTATGTACACTACGTGAGAAGGCTGAGATGAGTGGACCTGTGGTGTCGCGCAAAGAGCTTAAGGAAGGAAATGATACTGAAAAAGAATTGGGAGAGTTTTGTTTGGAAAGTAATTCCCTTCAAGGAAAGCTAGAAGGTAAAGGCACCTGTTTCCAACCCTCAGAGACTGATTACTCCGGGAAAACTAAACTGAGAGAAGCAACAGAATGTCAAATtcagaaacaaatgcaaatgatTGAAGAGCCGCTGTCAAAAACTGCAAATGTAAATGATTCTAAACCACAAGAGCAAAGAACTATAGCAGAAGAGAAGTCCAGAGAGCGCCTTCAGAGAAAATTACAGGCAGCTTTAATATCACGTAAAGAAGccctgagagaaaataaatgtctaaaaGACCAGATGGATAAGCTGATGTTGGAAAGAGAAGAACTGGTGAACAAGACAGATATGCTTGAACGCTTGTTAGAGCTTAGTAGAGAAACACAAAGTTCAAGTGCTGTTTCTCCGTTGTCTGAAGAGGAGCGCCTTGTTTCTGAAAATGCCAGACTGTTGACTGAAAACGAAAACCTCACCGCGGCATGTGAAAGTCTTAAATCTACCATGGAGACCATAGTTCAGGAAAAAGAGGCCTTTTCTTTCCAACTAAATACCTTAAAAGATTCTCAGACAGTTGAATTAACAGGATGGAAGGCTAAACATAGTGAATTAAAGCAGGAGTATGAGTCGCTCCTTCAGGCTTACGAGAATATCAGTAGTAAAATAGCTGATATGAGGCAAGTTATTGATCTCACTAGAAAAGAGAAGCAAGAGGCTATTCAAAGGCTCAGGGAAGGAGAATCTGAGAAGGAGACTCTTGAGAAGCGTTTACAAAAACTCACGGATGAAAATGAGGTTATTAAGAATCACCTGAAACAACTTGGCGAATCCAAGAAAATGGAAGTCGACGAATTACAAAGTAAAGCAGAAAGGCAGATCCGTGAGCAAGAGGCAAGGATGCAAGAACACCAGGATCGGCTTCATGAACTCACTGGTCAGAATCATCAGCTAATGGAGGAAAATGAGCAGCTGAAACAAATGTCTGAAAATTTAAAGCAGGCTTTAGAGAAAATCCAGAATGAAAATTATATCCTTCATAATAACATTACCGTAACTAAAGCAGCTTTGGGGGAGCTCCAGGTTCAAATGGAAGTGTACCAAAATGATATGCAATCTAAAATCAATGATGCATTATGTGAGAATGAATCATTGTTGCGGGACATTAATGTGTTAAAGGATAAACTCTCTGAAAAAGAGCAAGCTCTGCTTGTCctagaacaagaaagaaaattaatgtcagaaaaagcaaaagaaattgaaaaatctCTGGACCATAAAAATCATTGTCTGACCAAGCTGGACATGGAATGTAAAAGCCTGACACAAGAAATTGTTAGTCTAAATGAAAAAGTTAAGATTTTAGAGGATGATAAATGTCTGTTACAGGAAGAATTAGAAAACGTCCAAGAAAGTTCTTACAAAGTAAAGAATGAGAGAGAATTTCTTGAGACAGAATTGCTTAATCATGTTAAAAAAGTTGATCATCTTACTGATAGAATGAAATCAGCACAGGTACAGAATAACTTGCTGTTACAGCAACTGGAAGAATTAAAGGCGGAAAAATGCAATGTggtcagagaaaaagaagagcagcagGTACACCTTGTAAAAATGTTTGAGGAGAAGGTGAAAAGTGCTCAGAGGGATAATAAcggaagtaaaaacaaaacaaaagaattgcAAGAACTcttaaaggagaagcagcaggagatcAGCCATTTGCAAAAGGATTCTGTAAAGTTCCAGGAGCTGATCCTGGATTTGGAAAGATCTGTGAAACTCTCACAGTCAAAAAGTGAAAAACTCGAAAAAGAGTTAAgtaacatttcagaaaagcttgCAAAATCAAATGAAGAAATCTGTCGTCTCAAGGGAGAGCTTTCTTCACAGATGAACTTGTTGGATCAGTCAAAGAATGAAGTGGTCGGGCTTGCAGATGAGAATCTAAATTGGAGAAAagaacttaaaaagaaagaagacgaGCTACAAATTCAAAAGAGACAATATGAGAGAGAATTGGAATTTAATCTTCAACAATTAAAATTGGTTCACAAAAGAGAATTTTTGAACCTAGAAGAAAGACACGGTGCccttgagagagaaaaagacagggCAATTACTGAGCTTCGTGGTTTGCGAGAGGAAGTTAGCATTAAGGACTCTCAAAACAAGAAACTTCAAGCAGATCTGAATGCGGCTTTGGCACGATTAGCCGCTTTCACAAAGTGTGTGTCCTCTCTTCAGGATGACCGGGACAGGGTaatcactgaaatgaaaacctgGGAAATGCAGTTCAAAGAGGCCAtccaaaataaagagaaacaggTAGaagacagcaacaaaaaaataacgTCTCTGCAAGAGGAACTGAAAGACAAAATTGCTCAGATTCAAGAATTGAATATCAAATATTCTGTGGTAGAGGAAACAAAGGATGAACTGTATTTGAGGCAAAAATCTGTTGATACACAACGCTATGAAGAGCTCTGcagaataaaggaagaaaatatgtttttctttaacaGGCAGCAAGAATTGGAGAGTGTTCTTCAGTCCAAAG
Protein-coding sequences here:
- the LOC134514872 gene encoding golgin subfamily B member 1-like isoform X2 — translated: MWKWGSGDDSPSKTAAGSQDARSMSVTDLTEQLTSTEQLVTQLKELVREKDAELRNKDLQLKEEKESADAKLSKLKLQNKAKVASLTSQLEELKKQLSESGGLEAKAEQKRASKDGDQENAAANRGKILVLRRRIEELESQITQKNEELRKKSVELEAQRCRGAEMDAMLAEKEKKLAERDAYIIDLQIACGSSGVANETLLPNEELKNQLAVKESSLESMQILVQNLTKKVGDSEEKCSLFQEQIESLKNTQNKERERFQAKEATYMENICVFQNIIQEKEKELEAQREKHEQELFKLAAKSDASADLEQLLKALKQKLHEKEEVMLGRTQVIDVLQNELDAKDEQLKEINENLKRLLSEKENLQSKLDAEKHVMRAQLRDMMEKHELEMTKVKEKYNAELHEIQEKHETELQEKDQALFQLKKQVAELSRSGQIHSKEVRDLESITKEKMEDLEAQVKLKTEEASKSEAKFLKMKAWSKSRIKQLEDELKNFSSKNNDVSALNNRVSELEIENEELQSKLQSLHEIRTQNEELLTKLEVYEEQQRKLQADLDQVTKRAASQASESGSVDELQSQLMEWQENVPESEESRDQVREEKSAMALRMAQIEEEREAMVSGQQELEEELATAQGMGRLQQARRKSNQTSRKLQEEYNFDRKQCFQELNITLDSTDSAEGENMGGWWPEYTSPNAGLRSVVEELELERNQLQEQILFLEERCQDLEDRMQLQGRMEALQNENERLQTQLTQLRNQQMRDVEKHQILISGLNEQLKGLSDRNSFLETSLGEKEQKLLSTTEKLEQIETLRKQLQEKDLLNKELGEKFVHTEQKLNEALKKCSVYELENAEQKTVISDLTEKVATLKEKTLKQDGVVESMQLDLDQTNEELDKLNTSHLEERSQLIQDLQKREREIDNLKEALAEKDREVSVLSLTMTEYSEQIIILKRQVQCKEEEIRGMEEALSKAERETHLLKEVQTADVRDASVKISVLSEQSNTMRLELERVRVENEAKTKENEELIRQNTENSVTIKDLRSEIKANNVAYRNKLAECESQITLLKEQISKSSEKLQETEDKQRKETEYLKSQLEENNTLKEKWNNLLKEKESKAQTLENELKSIKDSYNKLVLENAKKDEELAELSRKLIEHTEHQETIKKELQEKQQFIASLEQKLGVLEQQNEETKLKLSGDLKAKETCCKELNNQLNEIHKQINKMEIETQEKASANKQLQADLQGKEEKLAEQIKANEYLKRSIDIVEKEKEQLIRENENLSKLLDVKECELLKKIQAVAEIENKLSVSTAEYEKTLSVLNCDKNTLAKEIEQLSVLAEQKENSVAEQLQEKTKECNVLADQLCESKEQTQQLHEQMQSLLIQLKDTRDKEIKKEEMLNNKLSECSSLIQELSHSKEKNLLLQEQIQSLTLDFEAVNRSLEETNLQNNSLRKATEESKFCIVELQDEIKNLKDEKTKLSQLVEERDLTVKSQGSELENLHRQMSEKMEESTVLNNQLQLVSKELDVLKHEKEDFSSLLSEKSRECEVLQSQLVQQQSEIASARQQAHAAALENEKLKVDIETVNVMVTKKSDEVAALTSHLSQQSHNILALKDQIDGLLIEKENLKIVFEEKQTLLSEKEALIQQMKDSKMAGEGQYMQIISDLQNQIQALGFETSQLRHAMQEKESEFKRQAQELKLLKDKSEESDVLRVQLSENMEVISDLQCQLKNVTEKSSQLNDSIIQKDESLKQKLDEYISLKVQLSEVQESSVLQRKQLELLGSEAEQLKVLLSEKELTINNISLSSENVKTQLQEKEDECEVLKKQVVELEEAKVNLEKEIQCQKSVIIEVNQSLSEKESSLMENKSLLKTLQEKARKDEEKTNLISQLRSQVDELTQELHKSKELVHEGENAFLSLQEKIEAQYVLRTELDAALEKKEEVIAGLQNSLKEKNTSIQLADSNVDVLSSEIEVLREKLEKSDTAMKNFTKEFQEKNEELDINQKKIGSLTIELDSLKNEHQKALDQISSWKEQLQQKELTVESLRVKCTEQADNIACLKLELNNVNSKSSQDCHDNALLIDSLQCQVESLEKEKNRLQEDAGKLVAENAQLTTSQNHLQKKLEELQEINEKLETSENYSRMQIDAVKLQMKTENEKLQMQVSVKGEELSKLELKFETLEQNLLESENKWVTELDGATLQNNKLTEQLSSLESEMKSKDSKIQSLQQELDLIKEELTQSLSPLLSSRFLCKEKKAQTADAELQLTDSKIQLEKFSSLITTILSKETEGEQLQLVLLEKQKEIDTMKDELKSMQSLEKQKESLQNDIEKMKDKYQSEIECLSKEVVTVKETLGKQQCLLQEREESLAEINKQVEFLQDKINKSEEIARTSQEKLHVEGKKVTSLLEEMGKKDQLLENLTTQVNQQKELISGLSQQLKEKDCSVTQIMESLSNEMLNFSEERNTLNTKLQDLEAVHNSSVGELNRVLQELEDCKKELEHSQVTLSSREAVFKDLMNEKEEMQFNLEKMGKEKENLKKKLQAALIVRRDLMQKVGKLEKSGQEEVEKEQKKAEELLKKVNDLTDKLKLVEVQNKDFESHLGSLKQQLSEKDAKISDLTEILSSKAACLEELQDNITKLNDVIAEKENICEQNLKSLEEKDCMLAHTQSVLDEKTGAYEEERSQLLLALENLKSEVKKKEELLKNSCSEEPGLSAGDRKKRLDPNHDINVLNQLKKEKEALQRELLVRKEDMKKFQKEREEHTKLTADFEKQKKYLEQLKQEHKALWEVLQTKSKELDFIQLEEYPLGKELASPKAVLGEEAADLRNLESEKARNKVQNASLQESENTIASAASEETELKELRSNYAKLQEETEMLKKELRKISVEFGGKREETVSLDSLRQQEQCTGILLEDVKQLQEKLKAYQAEAVEIKTALEHVSNEKEALVKKSEEDYKMNQEELQRLRSEAKKEVAEKNEEIEALHCSLRDVKDKLDMKKELLNKAIREGQEAAHHYKTAFEEMKGEKEKLLGCLEKSNLELINMKKEVKHFSEENKKLLTELCTLREKAEMSGPVVSRKELKEGNDTEKELGEFCLESNSLQGKLEGKGTCFQPSETDYSGKTKLREATECQIQKQMQMIEEPLSKTANVNDSKPQEQRTIAEEKSRERLQRKLQAALISRKEALRENKCLKDQMDKLMLEREELVNKTDMLERLLELSRETQSSSAVSPLSEEERLVSENARLLTENENLTAACESLKSTMETIVQEKEAFSFQLNTLKDSQTVELTGWKAKHSELKQEYESLLQAYENISSKIADMRQVIDLTRKEKQEAIQRLREGESEKETLEKRLQKLTDENEVIKNHLKQLGESKKMEVDELQSKAERQIREQEARMQEHQDRLHELTGQNHQLMEENEQLKQMSENLKQALEKIQNENYILHNNITVTKAALGELQVQMEVYQNDMQSKINDALCENESLLRDINVLKDKLSEKEQALLVLEQERKLMSEKAKEIEKSLDHKNHCLTKLDMECKSLTQEIVSLNEKVKILEDDKCLLQEELENVQESSYKVKNEREFLETELLNHVKKVDHLTDRMKSAQVQNNLLLQQLEELKAEKCNVVREKEEQQVHLVKMFEEKVKSAQRDNNGSKNKTKELQELLKEKQQEISHLQKDSVKFQELILDLERSVKLSQSKSEKLEKELSNISEKLAKSNEEICRLKGELSSQMNLLDQSKNEVVGLADENLNWRKELKKKEDELQIQKRQYERELEFNLQQLKLVHKREFLNLEERHGALEREKDRAITELRGLREEVSIKDSQNKKLQADLNAALARLAAFTKCVSSLQDDRDRVITEMKTWEMQFKEAIQNKEKQVEDSNKKITSLQEELKDKIAQIQELNIKYSVVEETKDELYLRQKSVDTQRYEELCRIKEENMFFFNRQQELESVLQSKEEALQALLKENNSLNHLIENSKSAGREIKALESSFTRQEQELQELLAEKEKINAELQKQITISEQMKIMLNNKDKEISLLISSKGDEISDYLIQVQTQHREQIKEYELQLRSLQTEKQQSKESCQRMENELRNLQMKADKAGQDKAAIASEIDAFKKSMSSLQNDRDDLFSKYKELEQQHRDVLSQRDSLIVGNASENNALKQEIRILLNQIDDLHSENAMLSAQLIKYREDLNQVLSLKDHQLKDLLKQKLDCIKSLEQEKYDLQKQIKEMQLSSQLQKDSAESLERENKKLVSKINDLESLIASLNKEKLVSESGEKLLTSDSVQKKENVSNGQYGENLQKKIQELHKSRGGNAKDADEEYSKSLLKLERRDEPDALAEKMLLEVQSQNSDLRSQNEAFGKAMTALQNDRDRIIEDLKVLQSKYTSELKTEKKKGDELEAQLHGFKLHFISMLKENSLLNRVIFHAADKVTLDQIADGIENLCRTLVSREMEISRLSSECGNYVHQIEAFSKAMASLQDDRDKLLQELGNQKVTSETKQGTVSLPIGCNSISEINPFKSSLDTPQNNRERLAKEGASLAAVEISKLKTKVDDLEKALHQTKTFQAETEREIASYQNELAGLRMENNLLLSESQALRNQCQITVAEKDRQIAELQKLQQDVAVKKSVSSGSNYPAKVLETASLAGSADVPEEIKHVLAEKNQLQNDLQRCLQEIHQKDLHFQQVNSKVAQSAEENAVLSAQLKTLSQTLRDNQLRYTDLQNRYLRLEREYQTMQVTSFQGTVQDEARAEVPPGAPQERSAVIVEIDNTELNELRKRLAETEQQYESVQQTLSQLTETLSEEKRRREAAEEALGLSEEQSNRFDVSSYRSVPSEYSVQMETEEEREALIINPSEHVIVRKMKGGALSFRRWVRGRSLYCSKLLTSRAKSRYLFLTYLVTLHLVVLLCLTGVL